TTGAGTTGCTGCGTAACTCAGCTGGAATAAGTAAGCAGATTAATGGCCCAGACCTAAGCCATATCCTAGGCAGAAAACCACTGACTTTGACATACACCACACACAGCCAGCACCGCCACAAAGTGTTCTGTGAGCAGGAGCGTAATGAGGCTGCTGATGGATGGAGTACTAACAAGTACAAATGCAATACAACACAAAGAACAATATCAAAGCATAAATACCAATAGTTTTCTGAAAGTGCTGATAAATCGGAATCTGTATCTTTCACAAAGGCCACATCCACACGAGCTCGGCCTCCAACCTGGAAATACTCATTGTACTCACACAGAAGGCAGTAGCGGGCACACAAACCTTTACTTATTCTGATTTCGAATTCGGAGGCACCTCCTTTTCAATGGTGGCTCCAGATCCTCTGGCCCTGTGCTGAGTATTGGCGTTGACATAATGCACGGCGCGATAGCAGtcttttctgctggttttggcACAGGCTGGATCACGCAACCTGTCTTGGGCAGCATCCGCAAAGCGTACGCATGGTCCTCGTCCGCTGGATTGTTGAGGTTCGGGTCCTGCTTGTCTCCCCCGGCCAGGGGCTCCTCCCCACTCTTCTTGCCAGCGTCCCCCTCGAGGTGGCAGTTCGACGCGCAGTTGTTCTCCTTTACGGACTCCAGCTCGCTCACCGCCAGCTCCTCCGGGGGCTGGGGTTTTTTGGGCTCCTGGGGCGGCTCCGGGTTCTTGGAACCCTCGGTGCTCTTGGTGCCGTTCACGATGACGTTGCACACCGCCGCTCCGGCTTCCAGTCCCGGCGTGCCGGAGGCCAAGGAGACGGGGCAGCAGTGAGCCGCGTCACCGCACGGTAGCGTTTTTGAGTCCACTGGGCTGCAGTTGTCCCTGCAGTCGCTGCAGTTCCTTTTGTCTGAGCTACCGAAAGCCAAATTTACAACACTGTTAGGCTCGCGCTCGACTTTCACTTGGGCGTGTAAAGCCCTGTGGATAACATTGTGCAGCCTAGACCGGTGGCCTACCGTCAGGTCTATCACACCGTCCTGTGGGCCCTGCAGCACGCTGGGGAAACCGAATTTACTGTTCACGGGGCTACTAGGTCTGACAGTCAAGTCAACAACTTCATTTTTACCGTGCTCCTGAAGCACTTGAGCTTGGTTTAGGGACTGGCCTGAGCAGCTCGGTGAGGAGTCGGAGGATTTAGACGATCCTTGCTTCGACTCTCGAGGGGATGAGGAGCTGTTGGCTGGCTTTGCCCCAGGCGTCTCGCTGGAGGTACTCGGAATGAAGTTTTCGCCGTTGCTGGAGAAACCATTGGGGGGTTTGGAGTCGTTGATGtgagggatggggatggggatggggatggggacgggcaAAGGGACGATGACGGGATATGGCACTAGTAGAGTCGGGGGTGGCACCAGCGGGGCGAGGGATGGCAGTCCAAAGTTCATCATCTGTGGCATAGGCATAGGACCATTTGGCATCATGCTGACggggggaaagggaagactGGGCAGAGGAGCTCCAGGAGGGGGAGGCGGCAGCAAGCCCGGAGGATTCCCAGGCATGGTAGGGGTTGTGGGGGGGTGGATGTGAGGGGAGAGCATCGGCCTGTGCATGGGGCTAGAGGTGGGGCCCATATTTCTGGGACCACCTGGTGGCGGACCGATTCCAGGGATCATTGGATTCGACAGAGGGCTGTTAGGATTTGAGGCATGGTGAGGCGGCCCGCGGATAAATGGTGGACGGATTTGCTGCATAATTTGCTGCTCCATGAATATGGGCAGAGGAACTGGCCCACGGTTTGTCATCACCATGGGAGGACTGCGAGGTGGGACACCAATTGGAGGCACAATGCTAGCAGGTGGCTGGACAGAAACTGGTGGAATATTTGGATTCTCACTGATGGGAATAGGTTTGGGAACTGGCGTGGGGATTTTAGTGACAGAGCAGTTGGCAGTGTCAGACGGAGAGGCAGTGGTAGACGCTGATGGTCCAGGACCTTGAATTTGGCCAGCTGCAGACGCTGGGGATGGGGCTTTTCTCCGAGCATCTGCTAGCGGTATATTCCAAGAATCTGGAGTCAGCAGCTGTACCCCAGTgccttctgctttattttcgACTGGAGGATGTAATGTACTGCACAGTCCAGCTGGAAGATTGGCCTGTGTCTCTTTGTAGAAAATGTCCATTTTGTACTGATTGAGACATTTTGCACTGCAGAA
This genomic stretch from Anser cygnoides isolate HZ-2024a breed goose chromosome 3, Taihu_goose_T2T_genome, whole genome shotgun sequence harbors:
- the SOBP gene encoding sine oculis-binding protein homolog isoform X1 encodes the protein MAEMEKEGRPPENKRSRKPAHPVKREINEEMKNFAENTMNELLGWYGYDKVELKDGEDIEFRNYSADGESRQHISVLKENSLPKPKLPEDSVISPYNINTSYPGLATGNGLSDSPAGSKDHGNVPIIVPLIPPPFIKPPAEDDVSNVQIMCAWCQKVGIKRYSLSMGSEVKCFCSEKCFAACRRAYFKRNKARDEDGHAENFPQQHYAKETPRLAFKNNCELLVCDWCKHIRHTKEYLDFGDGERRLQFCSAKCLNQYKMDIFYKETQANLPAGLCSTLHPPVENKAEGTGVQLLTPDSWNIPLADARRKAPSPASAAGQIQGPGPSASTTASPSDTANCSVTKIPTPVPKPIPISENPNIPPVSVQPPASIVPPIGVPPRSPPMVMTNRGPVPLPIFMEQQIMQQIRPPFIRGPPHHASNPNSPLSNPMIPGIGPPPGGPRNMGPTSSPMHRPMLSPHIHPPTTPTMPGNPPGLLPPPPPGAPLPSLPFPPVSMMPNGPMPMPQMMNFGLPSLAPLVPPPTLLVPYPVIVPLPVPIPIPIPIPHINDSKPPNGFSSNGENFIPSTSSETPGAKPANSSSSPRESKQGSSKSSDSSPSCSGQSLNQAQVLQEHGKNEVVDLTVRPSSPVNSKFGFPSVLQGPQDGVIDLTVGHRSRLHNVIHRALHAQVKVEREPNSVVNLAFGSSDKRNCSDCRDNCSPVDSKTLPCGDAAHCCPVSLASGTPGLEAGAAVCNVIVNGTKSTEGSKNPEPPQEPKKPQPPEELAVSELESVKENNCASNCHLEGDAGKKSGEEPLAGGDKQDPNLNNPADEDHAYALRMLPKTGCVIQPVPKPAEKTAIAPCIMSTPILSTGPEDLEPPLKRRCLRIRNQNK
- the SOBP gene encoding sine oculis-binding protein homolog isoform X2, encoding MAEMEKEGRPPENKRSRKPAHPVKREINEEMKNFAENTMNELLGWYGYDKVELKDGEDIEFRNYSADGESRQHISVLKENSLPKPKLPEDSVISPYNINTSYPGLATGNGLSDSPAGSKDHGNVPIIVPLIPPPFIKPPAEDDVSNVQIMCAWCQKVGIKRYSLSMGSEVKCFCSEKCFAACRRAYFKRNKVCDWCKHIRHTKEYLDFGDGERRLQFCSAKCLNQYKMDIFYKETQANLPAGLCSTLHPPVENKAEGTGVQLLTPDSWNIPLADARRKAPSPASAAGQIQGPGPSASTTASPSDTANCSVTKIPTPVPKPIPISENPNIPPVSVQPPASIVPPIGVPPRSPPMVMTNRGPVPLPIFMEQQIMQQIRPPFIRGPPHHASNPNSPLSNPMIPGIGPPPGGPRNMGPTSSPMHRPMLSPHIHPPTTPTMPGNPPGLLPPPPPGAPLPSLPFPPVSMMPNGPMPMPQMMNFGLPSLAPLVPPPTLLVPYPVIVPLPVPIPIPIPIPHINDSKPPNGFSSNGENFIPSTSSETPGAKPANSSSSPRESKQGSSKSSDSSPSCSGQSLNQAQVLQEHGKNEVVDLTVRPSSPVNSKFGFPSVLQGPQDGVIDLTVGHRSRLHNVIHRALHAQVKVEREPNSVVNLAFGSSDKRNCSDCRDNCSPVDSKTLPCGDAAHCCPVSLASGTPGLEAGAAVCNVIVNGTKSTEGSKNPEPPQEPKKPQPPEELAVSELESVKENNCASNCHLEGDAGKKSGEEPLAGGDKQDPNLNNPADEDHAYALRMLPKTGCVIQPVPKPAEKTAIAPCIMSTPILSTGPEDLEPPLKRRCLRIRNQNK